Proteins co-encoded in one Bacteroidetes bacterium SB0662_bin_6 genomic window:
- a CDS encoding TonB-dependent receptor plug domain-containing protein, whose protein sequence is MKNYLPSFLLSVLLALLTTSASLAQSGKIAGRITDVAGEPIPGANVVIDGTVRGAASDADGYYVILNVSPGTYALRGSFIGFTPQTIQDVRVNIDQTTVIDFLLSEAAVGLDEVVVTADLPVVQADVSNSQLNVSSDQIEALPVSSISSVVGLQAGVQGLSVRGSGSDELAFMVNGLGLRDERNNAPFTNISLTSVQEVQVQTGGFNAEYGNVRSGVVNVITREGNPNRYEVDAIVRYSPPAQKHFGARADDLNAYWIRPFMDPDVAWLGTESGAWDEATQQQYPNFEGWVAVSDQLLRDDNPDNDLTPEALQKAFLWQHRKEMEIVTPDYNIDVGVGGPLPIVGKSLGDLRFYASFRTDQDMYLIPLHTDRFRAHTGHIKLTSNISPTMKLTVEGLQGRTTGTASSRAGQPGIFRSASSIAAQLNRVSFIDSRTFSTDYWGPTTVNTWMAGAKFTHLLSNASFYEVRFNTFGSHYDSNPGPLRDETPVVTFGGVGFDEAPFGFQPKPTFGVDGMRTGVGMSNARDSSRVITYNLQGDYTSQLNRFLQLKTGLEFNLADTRVNYGRFDAFLPSGNSHSTWEKTPVRGAAYAQSKLEFRGMIANLGLRLDYFNAGGDWITYDDPFTNAFSARFASQIDSLLAKEPTARLVKLSPRMGVSFPVTAVSKLFFNYGHFRSLPDPNNIYLIRPFTETGQISRVANPNNPLPKTIAYELGYEQAFFDQFLARLAGYYKDVSLQPYLVEYISRDGQVNYDVTEPNSYEDIRGFEVTLSRTRGRWVQGFVNYTYMVFTSGYFGLRRNFENPTAQREFEESDTERRRASSRPVPRPYGRLNIDFLSPRDFGPDLGAFYPLGGWRASFIGSWQQGSKYTWTGGGAVPGVLNNVSFRDSWNLNLRLSKQFDIRGRRAQFFVDVFNLLNRKTLSFSGFVNGNDQNAYLRSLHLPESDDYSTNIPGKDKIGAYRDYDTPFQPMQRIPERTSVTAPDPGVIYWEYDSRSWIEYRNGAWAPADQQKVDDALDSKAYIDMPNQNYLTFLNPRDFYWGIRITL, encoded by the coding sequence ATGAAGAACTATCTTCCTTCCTTTCTGCTGAGCGTACTTCTGGCGCTCCTGACCACTTCAGCATCTCTTGCACAATCCGGCAAAATCGCCGGGCGTATCACTGACGTGGCCGGAGAGCCGATTCCGGGAGCCAATGTAGTGATCGACGGCACGGTCCGGGGAGCGGCGTCGGACGCCGACGGATATTATGTCATTCTGAATGTTTCGCCCGGGACCTATGCGCTCCGGGGCTCCTTTATCGGTTTCACGCCGCAAACGATACAGGACGTTCGGGTCAACATCGACCAGACGACTGTCATCGACTTCCTGTTGAGCGAGGCCGCTGTCGGGCTCGACGAGGTGGTGGTCACCGCCGATCTTCCCGTCGTGCAGGCCGACGTGTCCAACAGTCAGCTGAACGTATCTTCGGACCAGATCGAGGCGCTGCCCGTCTCCAGTATATCCAGCGTAGTGGGATTGCAGGCCGGCGTACAGGGGTTGTCCGTGCGGGGAAGCGGCTCCGACGAGTTGGCCTTCATGGTCAACGGCCTCGGCCTCCGGGACGAACGCAATAATGCGCCCTTCACCAACATCAGCCTTACTTCCGTGCAGGAAGTGCAGGTCCAAACCGGCGGTTTCAATGCCGAATACGGCAACGTGCGTTCCGGAGTCGTCAACGTAATCACCAGGGAAGGAAACCCGAACCGGTATGAAGTAGACGCCATCGTTCGCTACAGTCCTCCCGCCCAGAAACACTTCGGCGCCCGCGCCGACGACCTGAATGCCTACTGGATTCGTCCGTTTATGGACCCGGATGTGGCCTGGCTTGGCACGGAAAGCGGGGCATGGGATGAAGCCACCCAGCAGCAATATCCCAATTTCGAGGGGTGGGTCGCCGTATCCGATCAATTGCTGCGGGACGATAACCCCGACAACGACCTGACGCCGGAGGCGCTTCAGAAAGCGTTTCTGTGGCAGCACCGGAAGGAAATGGAGATCGTTACGCCGGACTACAACATAGACGTGGGTGTGGGCGGTCCGCTTCCGATCGTTGGAAAATCACTGGGCGACCTGCGTTTCTATGCCTCTTTCCGAACCGATCAGGATATGTACCTGATCCCGCTTCACACCGATCGGTTCCGGGCGCATACGGGTCACATAAAGTTGACAAGCAACATTTCTCCCACCATGAAATTGACGGTGGAAGGCTTGCAGGGGCGCACCACAGGCACGGCGAGCAGCCGGGCCGGACAGCCGGGTATCTTCCGCTCGGCTTCCAGCATCGCCGCACAACTGAACCGGGTCAGTTTTATTGATTCCCGCACCTTCTCGACCGATTATTGGGGTCCCACAACGGTGAACACGTGGATGGCCGGCGCCAAATTCACGCATTTATTGAGCAATGCTTCGTTCTACGAAGTGCGATTCAACACCTTTGGATCCCACTACGATTCCAATCCCGGTCCGCTGCGCGACGAAACGCCTGTCGTAACGTTCGGGGGTGTAGGTTTCGACGAAGCGCCTTTCGGTTTCCAGCCCAAGCCCACCTTCGGCGTGGACGGCATGAGGACCGGCGTCGGCATGAGCAATGCCCGCGACAGCAGCCGCGTCATCACCTATAATCTGCAGGGCGATTACACGAGCCAGTTGAACCGTTTTCTGCAATTGAAAACGGGGCTGGAATTCAATCTCGCCGATACCCGCGTGAATTACGGGCGGTTCGACGCATTTCTTCCCAGCGGCAACTCGCATTCGACCTGGGAGAAGACCCCTGTACGGGGCGCTGCCTACGCCCAGAGCAAACTCGAATTCCGGGGAATGATCGCCAACCTCGGGTTGCGGCTCGATTATTTCAATGCGGGGGGAGACTGGATTACCTATGACGATCCGTTCACCAATGCGTTTTCGGCCCGATTCGCCTCTCAGATCGATTCACTGCTTGCGAAGGAGCCGACCGCCCGACTCGTCAAGTTGAGTCCCCGCATGGGAGTCTCGTTTCCAGTGACAGCCGTCAGCAAACTGTTTTTCAATTACGGACACTTCCGGTCGCTTCCCGATCCCAACAATATTTATCTGATTCGCCCCTTTACGGAAACCGGGCAAATCAGCCGGGTGGCGAACCCCAACAATCCATTACCGAAGACGATCGCGTACGAACTCGGATACGAACAGGCTTTCTTCGATCAGTTTCTGGCCCGTCTGGCCGGGTATTACAAGGACGTATCGCTGCAACCCTACCTGGTCGAATATATCAGCCGTGACGGACAGGTCAATTACGACGTAACGGAACCTAACTCCTATGAAGACATCCGGGGGTTCGAGGTTACGCTTTCACGGACGCGCGGGCGCTGGGTGCAGGGATTCGTCAACTATACCTACATGGTTTTCACCTCGGGGTATTTCGGTCTCCGGCGCAATTTCGAAAACCCGACGGCGCAGCGGGAATTCGAGGAAAGCGACACAGAGCGGCGGCGCGCTTCTTCCCGGCCCGTGCCCAGACCGTACGGGCGCTTGAATATCGATTTCCTTTCGCCCCGCGACTTCGGGCCCGATTTGGGCGCGTTTTACCCCCTGGGCGGCTGGCGGGCCAGTTTTATCGGCAGTTGGCAACAAGGCAGCAAATATACCTGGACGGGAGGAGGCGCCGTCCCGGGCGTGTTGAACAATGTCTCGTTCCGGGATTCCTGGAACCTGAATCTGCGTCTTTCGAAACAGTTCGATATCAGAGGGCGGCGGGCGCAGTTTTTTGTCGATGTCTTCAATCTGCTCAATCGCAAGACGCTGTCGTTTTCCGGATTTGTGAACGGCAACGACCAGAATGCCTATCTCCGGTCGCTGCACCTGCCCGAATCGGACGATTACAGCACCAACATTCCGGGCAAGGACAAGATCGGCGCATACCGCGATTACGACACGCCCTTTCAGCCCATGCAACGCATTCCTGAGCGCACGAGCGTGACGGCGCCCGATCCCGGCGTCATCTACTGGGAATACGATTCCAGAAGCTGGATCGAATACCGGAATGGCGCGTGGGCTCCTGCCGATCAGCAAAAGGTCGATGACGCGCTGGATAGCAAAGCGTACATCGACATGCCGAATCAGAATTATTTGACGTTCCTGAACCCCAGAGACTTTTACTGGGGCATCCGGATCACGCTGTAG
- a CDS encoding T9SS type A sorting domain-containing protein: MKFATAFFSFLSLLVLLVTGAGAASAQNLEYYFSPEGSAFSDPFAPGVQNGARGLSGPFDLDGDGKIEILVAQHTAGGRIHVIENQGMDSWEHVYSTALLDSTNFDRNARYATGADLDGDGRGEIVYVAGSDYSSDNAVLTVGAYVWEYDGQGSDHYGDFPAAIGNFYELDGLSSANARAENMTALDIDNDDRQELLIPANGPNTHDVFYVLSLTGDIETGQAENTFVTWNIESRVNARDEANLLGGGSPNAILAGDMNGDGMMDISYHPWNNYNFFNGTVTGPDTVVLPDASTPNPFLQATAGIGDHAALFGGVMGDIDGDGNDEAFYTRWPTGGISVIDYDNDQSVLSITENELFLDVITDIGWGGIALGDLNKDGNMDVLAGGSGYTAASFMQNEPSNFLHFAAYNGGDPTSSASYTLHLIDTSTPIDSTGFNRVHRDSLGTMSSYYEVARSKQGRTGSDAEDPVFPSGVVFLGDADGDGFHEVALSFQGIDDSLQVIDEVFNVNSNVFERTVRETVPAPVRAFVRIYEFDESFVVSVEEDPNTLPTGFELHENYPNPFNPSTTIGYSIPSETNVTVRVYDITGRIVKTLVHGQSHAPGTYEIIWDGTGDGGQTLASGTYFYSLEYLGRRDVKAMILLK; encoded by the coding sequence ATGAAATTCGCTACTGCTTTCTTTTCATTCCTTTCCCTTCTCGTCCTGCTCGTTACTGGCGCCGGGGCAGCCTCGGCGCAAAACCTCGAATACTACTTTTCACCGGAAGGCAGCGCCTTTTCGGATCCCTTTGCCCCGGGTGTTCAGAACGGCGCCCGCGGGCTTTCCGGACCGTTCGACCTGGACGGAGACGGCAAGATCGAAATTCTGGTAGCCCAACACACTGCCGGAGGCCGGATTCATGTCATCGAAAATCAGGGGATGGATTCCTGGGAGCACGTTTACTCGACTGCCCTCCTCGACTCCACGAACTTTGATCGGAATGCGCGATACGCTACGGGCGCAGATCTGGACGGAGACGGACGGGGAGAAATCGTCTATGTGGCCGGATCGGATTATAGCAGCGACAACGCTGTGCTGACCGTGGGGGCATATGTGTGGGAATACGATGGACAAGGCTCGGATCATTACGGCGATTTCCCGGCAGCCATAGGCAATTTCTATGAACTCGACGGCCTTTCATCGGCCAATGCGCGCGCCGAGAACATGACGGCTCTCGACATCGACAACGACGACCGGCAGGAACTGCTTATCCCGGCAAACGGACCAAACACCCATGACGTGTTCTATGTGCTGTCCCTCACAGGAGATATTGAAACGGGACAGGCCGAAAACACCTTTGTGACCTGGAACATCGAATCGAGAGTGAACGCCCGCGACGAGGCGAATCTGCTGGGAGGCGGGAGTCCCAACGCCATACTTGCGGGTGACATGAACGGTGACGGTATGATGGATATCTCGTACCACCCATGGAACAACTACAACTTCTTTAACGGCACGGTAACCGGACCGGATACGGTGGTCCTGCCGGACGCCTCTACGCCCAATCCTTTTCTGCAGGCAACCGCCGGAATCGGCGACCATGCAGCTCTTTTTGGGGGAGTAATGGGCGATATTGACGGTGACGGCAACGATGAGGCCTTTTATACCAGGTGGCCCACCGGGGGCATCTCGGTAATCGACTATGACAACGACCAGAGCGTACTTTCGATTACAGAAAATGAATTATTCCTTGATGTCATCACAGATATCGGATGGGGAGGCATAGCCCTCGGCGATCTGAATAAGGATGGCAACATGGATGTGCTGGCGGGCGGCTCCGGGTACACCGCGGCCAGTTTCATGCAAAACGAGCCGTCCAATTTTCTGCATTTTGCGGCATACAATGGCGGCGACCCGACCAGTTCCGCCAGTTATACGTTGCATCTGATCGACACAAGCACCCCTATCGACTCGACGGGCTTCAACCGTGTCCACCGTGATTCGCTGGGCACAATGAGCAGTTACTATGAGGTAGCGCGCTCGAAACAAGGACGCACGGGATCCGACGCAGAAGACCCCGTCTTCCCGTCCGGCGTGGTCTTCCTCGGAGATGCGGACGGCGACGGTTTCCACGAGGTCGCCCTTTCCTTCCAGGGCATAGACGACAGCCTGCAGGTAATCGACGAGGTGTTTAACGTCAACTCGAACGTATTCGAGCGCACCGTGCGGGAAACCGTACCGGCCCCTGTGCGCGCTTTTGTACGCATCTACGAATTCGATGAGAGTTTCGTCGTCTCCGTGGAAGAGGATCCAAACACCCTTCCCACCGGCTTCGAGCTACACGAGAACTATCCGAATCCGTTCAACCCGAGCACGACCATCGGATACTCGATCCCGTCCGAAACGAATGTAACCGTGCGCGTATACGACATTACCGGACGCATCGTCAAAACGCTGGTCCACGGACAATCGCACGCCCCGGGTACCTATGAAATAATCTGGGACGGGACAGGCGACGGAGGCCAAACCCTGGCCAGCGGCACGTACTTCTATAGCCTGGAATATCTCGGACGCCGCGACGTCAAGGCCATGATCCTCCTCAAGTAA
- a CDS encoding TonB-dependent receptor: MRKTIGFPFLCVALLLAGLGATSPAYGQGKIAGQVTDAGNGEPLIGVNAVIEGTTQGATTDANGHYVILNVRPGEYTLAFTYIGFARQVVQEVQVSSDYTTRIDIEMAEETIEGEEIVVVADRPLIRKDLTSSRKTTIAEEIELLPVEGFFGVLATQAGVTQGPGGAFHIRGGRSNEIAYLVDGMSVGNPFNTNGLATEVAADAIQEMTVISGAFNAEYGKAMSGIVNLVTKEGGDSFEGSVSVYGGDTFTGDKAAYGTPDGQDLNVYVLEGSLSGPLFSDRLRFFVSGRRDVDRGHIYGWRRFLPSDSANFNADLDRLAMIQEYLPDYDGPNWYYEMHGRPWWKYAADTTQALPNELVSLNPRESFNILGKITFRPFRGTKIEYSHLRDGVRQTPFDFSYRYNPDGNSPYRDHSWNHALHWTHTLNDRSFYTARFSYAKNRFRQYLYEDPLDTRYVVDRDGIGQGNMIGFPGTNFLFAGNEKSHIYEDAASLRAKLDFTRQFGLVHEAMAGLDVELHTLDRENFVVLYDGNRYRRPTVVDIDNPSRDKYGCTEFLSVEGAYEGYDCAEQNATHLAAYIQDKLEFTDFIVNAGIRAEHFIPNGRYIPDLLDPQNEPEDASPKTMVLPRIGVSFPITARGIIHFSYGHFAQMPRLRNMYINPEFEFPVGSVPTFGNANLRPERTVQYEIGLQQQLTETLAFDLTGYFKDIRDYLTRRTIRYSTIPGEDVYGIYTNQNYVNVKGVTFALTKRRSRNGLLSANLDYTYQIAEGDNDNPNAAFFNFLSGRETELEIIPTDFDQRHIISSVVTVSRPASWGISFIGRFATGYPYTPLIIDANIDDLPRSGRKPTQLKLDARIFKTFTVGRLDLRAFAKIFNVLDIRNEVFVFNDTGRASYSLSEELNRHATWRPGYGLPGVPTLDDWETRPQYFSAPREIRVGVTIAF, translated from the coding sequence ATGCGCAAGACGATCGGCTTCCCCTTTCTCTGTGTAGCGTTACTTCTCGCAGGACTCGGCGCGACGTCTCCTGCATACGGACAGGGAAAAATCGCCGGGCAGGTGACCGACGCCGGAAACGGCGAGCCGCTCATCGGCGTGAACGCCGTCATCGAGGGTACGACGCAAGGCGCCACCACGGACGCCAATGGCCACTACGTCATTCTGAACGTGCGCCCCGGCGAATATACGCTGGCCTTTACCTACATCGGGTTTGCGCGGCAGGTGGTCCAGGAAGTGCAGGTTTCCTCGGACTACACCACGCGTATCGACATCGAGATGGCGGAAGAGACCATCGAGGGCGAGGAGATCGTTGTCGTCGCCGACCGCCCCCTCATTCGCAAGGACCTGACGTCCTCACGAAAAACGACCATCGCCGAGGAAATCGAACTGTTGCCCGTAGAAGGTTTCTTCGGCGTCCTCGCTACCCAGGCGGGCGTCACGCAGGGACCCGGCGGCGCCTTCCACATTCGGGGAGGACGCTCCAACGAGATCGCCTATCTCGTCGACGGCATGTCGGTGGGGAATCCCTTCAACACGAACGGCCTCGCCACCGAGGTAGCAGCCGACGCCATCCAGGAAATGACCGTGATCTCGGGCGCCTTCAACGCCGAGTACGGAAAAGCCATGTCGGGGATCGTAAACCTCGTCACGAAGGAAGGCGGCGATTCCTTCGAAGGGTCCGTCAGCGTCTACGGCGGCGATACGTTCACAGGCGACAAGGCAGCCTACGGCACGCCCGATGGGCAGGACCTGAACGTATACGTGCTGGAAGGCTCGCTGAGCGGGCCGCTTTTTTCAGACAGGCTGCGGTTCTTCGTTTCCGGACGCCGGGATGTGGACCGGGGCCATATCTACGGATGGCGCCGCTTCCTCCCCTCCGACTCGGCGAATTTCAATGCGGACCTCGACCGTCTGGCCATGATCCAGGAATATCTTCCGGACTACGACGGCCCCAACTGGTACTACGAAATGCACGGACGCCCGTGGTGGAAATACGCAGCGGATACCACACAGGCCCTGCCGAACGAGCTTGTCTCCCTGAACCCGCGAGAGAGTTTCAACATCCTCGGAAAGATCACCTTCCGGCCCTTCCGGGGCACCAAGATCGAATACAGCCACCTGCGCGACGGCGTGCGGCAAACGCCTTTCGATTTCAGCTACCGGTATAATCCCGACGGCAACTCGCCCTACAGGGATCATAGCTGGAATCATGCCCTCCACTGGACGCACACGCTCAACGACCGGTCCTTTTACACAGCCCGGTTCTCGTACGCAAAAAACCGGTTCCGGCAGTATCTGTACGAGGATCCGCTGGATACCCGCTACGTCGTGGATCGCGACGGCATTGGCCAGGGAAACATGATCGGTTTTCCGGGAACCAACTTCCTGTTCGCCGGAAACGAAAAATCCCATATCTACGAGGATGCGGCGTCGCTGCGCGCGAAGCTCGACTTCACCCGCCAGTTCGGCCTGGTGCACGAGGCCATGGCAGGCCTGGACGTGGAATTACACACACTCGACCGGGAGAATTTCGTGGTCCTGTACGACGGCAACCGCTACCGCAGACCCACGGTAGTGGACATCGATAACCCATCACGGGACAAGTACGGCTGCACGGAATTCCTGAGTGTCGAGGGAGCGTACGAGGGCTACGACTGCGCGGAGCAGAACGCTACGCATCTTGCCGCCTACATCCAGGACAAACTGGAATTCACCGACTTCATCGTCAATGCAGGGATCCGCGCCGAGCATTTTATCCCTAACGGGCGATACATACCCGACCTGCTCGATCCGCAGAACGAACCCGAAGACGCCAGCCCCAAAACGATGGTGCTGCCGCGCATCGGCGTATCGTTCCCCATTACGGCGCGCGGCATCATCCATTTTTCCTACGGACATTTTGCCCAGATGCCAAGGCTGCGCAATATGTACATCAACCCGGAATTCGAATTTCCGGTGGGCAGCGTACCGACCTTCGGGAATGCGAACCTGCGCCCGGAGCGCACGGTGCAATATGAGATCGGCCTGCAACAGCAGCTCACCGAAACGCTGGCTTTCGACCTGACAGGCTATTTCAAGGATATCCGCGATTATCTGACGCGGCGTACGATCCGATACAGCACCATCCCGGGTGAAGACGTATACGGCATCTACACGAACCAGAATTACGTGAACGTGAAAGGCGTGACGTTCGCGCTCACGAAACGGCGCTCGCGCAACGGCCTGCTGTCGGCGAATCTCGACTATACCTACCAGATCGCCGAGGGAGACAACGACAACCCGAATGCGGCCTTCTTCAATTTTCTGTCCGGACGGGAAACGGAACTGGAAATCATTCCGACGGACTTCGACCAGCGCCACATCATTTCATCGGTCGTGACCGTTTCGCGGCCCGCCAGTTGGGGTATCTCGTTCATCGGACGATTCGCCACGGGATATCCGTATACGCCACTGATCATCGACGCGAACATCGACGATTTGCCGCGCAGCGGTCGCAAACCGACGCAATTAAAACTGGATGCCCGGATTTTCAAGACGTTTACCGTAGGACGTCTCGACCTGCGCGCCTTCGCCAAGATTTTTAATGTGCTGGACATACGCAACGAGGTGTTCGTGTTCAACGACACGGGGCGCGCCTCCTATTCGTTGAGCGAGGAACTGAACCGGCACGCCACATGGCGCCCCGGCTACGGCCTGCCCGGCGTACCCACCCTCGACGACTGGGAAACCCGGCCTCAATATTTCTCGGCCCCGCGCGAAATTCGCGTCGGCGTAACCATCGCCTTCTGA
- a CDS encoding family 10 glycosylhydrolase, producing the protein MLSRKHISCVAAAFLLALTGVFVQPASAQPAPKHEFRGAWIATVINLDWPGSRGTSISNQQKAQLTTMLDKLKEAGINAVFFQVRSESDAMYESPYEPWSYWLTGRQGVPPNPFYDPLTFAVEEAHKRGMELHAWFNPYRAVRGSGYTNHASHISVQHPEWTLTIGRLTVANPGLQEVRDRIATIIADVVRRYDIDGVHFDDYFYPYPPNQIRSEDRETFNNDPRGFTSIGAWRRDNIDLFVAQVADSVNAIRPSVKFGISPFGIWKNGVPSGIVGLDAYNVIFGDATAWLEAGTVDYIVPQLYWAFGGGQDYAKLAPWWAARTRETNRHLYTGHGLYRADRATFSGNLFSTSEVPRQVRFNRARDDIQGSVFFRAKNISVFSSRGFADTLRTNLYYTPALTPPMDWKDMSAPDAPGTLTSARTGADEVVLSWTAPASSMPDVRRYAVYRVRSPAPPPTAFAIDDPNNLIAVTGETSFTDRPEMLAGADTLHYFVTSVSANSIESAASNVVSLDSDPTGVETEKPEAFALFQSYPNPFRETVEIRFSLRQPSPVTLRIYDALGREVAGLSEGKWMPEGLHTLRWDGRDAAGRSVASGAYYYVLDAGTHRASKGMIRER; encoded by the coding sequence ATGCTTTCCCGAAAACATATTTCCTGCGTCGCGGCGGCATTCCTCCTTGCGCTCACCGGCGTGTTCGTGCAGCCCGCATCCGCCCAACCGGCTCCAAAGCACGAGTTCCGGGGGGCATGGATCGCTACGGTCATCAATCTCGACTGGCCAGGTTCGCGCGGCACCTCTATAAGTAATCAACAGAAAGCGCAACTCACTACCATGCTGGACAAACTGAAGGAAGCAGGCATCAACGCCGTCTTTTTTCAGGTGCGGTCGGAGTCCGACGCCATGTACGAGTCGCCCTATGAGCCATGGTCCTACTGGCTTACGGGCAGGCAAGGCGTCCCTCCCAATCCTTTCTACGATCCCCTGACCTTCGCCGTAGAGGAAGCGCACAAACGCGGCATGGAACTGCATGCCTGGTTCAATCCCTATCGGGCCGTGCGCGGTTCGGGATATACAAACCATGCCTCGCACATCTCGGTGCAACATCCCGAATGGACGCTTACAATCGGGAGGCTGACAGTGGCAAACCCGGGATTGCAGGAGGTGCGTGACCGCATTGCCACCATCATTGCGGATGTGGTCCGGCGCTACGACATCGACGGGGTCCACTTCGACGATTATTTCTACCCGTATCCGCCCAACCAGATCAGGTCGGAGGACCGGGAAACCTTCAACAACGACCCGAGAGGATTTACCAGTATCGGCGCCTGGAGACGCGATAACATAGATCTTTTTGTGGCCCAGGTAGCGGACAGCGTGAACGCGATCCGTCCGTCCGTAAAATTCGGCATCAGCCCCTTCGGCATCTGGAAAAACGGGGTTCCGTCGGGCATCGTAGGGCTGGACGCGTATAACGTGATCTTCGGCGATGCAACGGCCTGGCTGGAAGCCGGAACGGTGGACTATATCGTCCCGCAACTCTACTGGGCATTCGGGGGCGGACAGGATTACGCCAAACTGGCGCCCTGGTGGGCCGCCCGCACCCGGGAAACGAATCGTCATCTGTACACCGGCCACGGCCTGTACCGGGCTGACAGGGCCACCTTCAGCGGCAATTTGTTTTCGACCAGCGAGGTGCCCCGGCAAGTCCGCTTTAATCGCGCCCGCGACGACATTCAGGGAAGCGTGTTCTTCCGGGCGAAAAACATCAGCGTCTTTTCGTCCAGGGGTTTTGCGGACACGCTGCGTACGAATCTATACTATACCCCGGCGCTCACACCGCCCATGGATTGGAAAGATATGTCCGCGCCCGATGCGCCCGGTACGCTGACATCCGCGAGAACCGGCGCAGACGAAGTAGTGCTTTCCTGGACGGCGCCCGCATCTTCCATGCCCGACGTGCGGCGCTACGCGGTGTACCGGGTACGTTCTCCTGCGCCCCCGCCCACCGCCTTTGCGATCGACGACCCGAACAACCTGATTGCCGTGACAGGGGAAACGTCCTTCACGGATCGTCCCGAAATGCTTGCCGGTGCGGATACTCTGCATTATTTCGTGACGTCGGTCAGCGCAAATTCCATCGAAAGCGCGGCAAGCAATGTGGTATCCCTTGACTCCGACCCGACCGGGGTGGAAACCGAAAAGCCAGAAGCGTTCGCCCTCTTCCAGAGTTACCCGAATCCGTTCCGGGAAACGGTGGAAATCCGGTTTTCGCTGCGGCAGCCTTCCCCTGTAACCCTGCGCATATACGATGCGCTGGGCAGAGAAGTCGCGGGGCTATCCGAGGGGAAATGGATGCCGGAGGGGCTCCATACCCTGCGTTGGGACGGCCGGGATGCGGCAGGGCGCTCCGTCGCTTCCGGCGCATACTACTATGTGCTCGATGCCGGAACACACCGGGCCTCGAAGGGAATGATCAGGGAGAGGTGA